A window from Borrelia sp. P9F1 encodes these proteins:
- the rpsE gene encoding 30S ribosomal protein S5, which produces MEAQVQKKQIEKLISLNRVTKVVKGGRRFSFAAFMVIGDGEGRVGWGFGKANDASDAIKKSSTNARKNLRSVPIKKGTLPHMVIGDFKKAKVLIKPATEGTGIIAGGPVRAVMEAVGVHDILSKSLGSNNSMNVVKATFRAFDLVLDGRKVAGIRGKTLRTLWG; this is translated from the coding sequence GTGGAAGCTCAGGTTCAGAAGAAACAAATAGAGAAGTTAATATCACTTAATAGGGTTACTAAAGTTGTGAAAGGGGGGAGGAGGTTTTCTTTTGCTGCTTTTATGGTTATTGGTGATGGAGAAGGGCGTGTTGGTTGGGGATTTGGCAAGGCTAATGATGCTAGTGATGCAATAAAGAAGAGTTCTACGAATGCTAGAAAAAATTTAAGGTCTGTTCCCATTAAGAAGGGTACGCTTCCTCATATGGTTATTGGAGATTTTAAAAAGGCTAAGGTTTTAATTAAGCCGGCCACTGAGGGTACTGGTATTATTGCGGGTGGGCCTGTGCGTGCTGTAATGGAGGCTGTAGGGGTGCATGATATTTTGAGTAAATCTCTTGGGTCAAATAATTCTATGAATGTGGTGAAGGCGACTTTTAGGGCATTCGATTTGGTTTTGGATGGTAGAAAAGTGGCTGGAATAAGAGGGAAGACTTTAAGAACTTTATGGGGTTAA
- the rpmD gene encoding 50S ribosomal protein L30, protein MIKRKLRLQLKKSRFKSSRSRAKNKAFIKRMKGNREIISRSGVEVEVELRRSLIGKLGNKVKTLRALGLKRIGDKRRHSLDKSVQGMLGRVINMVLISEVASD, encoded by the coding sequence ATGATTAAGAGAAAATTAAGACTTCAGCTTAAGAAGAGTAGGTTTAAGTCTTCAAGATCTAGAGCTAAAAACAAGGCTTTTATTAAGAGGATGAAGGGAAATAGAGAGATTATTTCTAGGAGTGGTGTTGAGGTCGAGGTTGAGCTCAGGAGAAGCTTGATTGGAAAATTGGGTAACAAGGTTAAAACGTTGAGAGCTTTGGGATTGAAGAGAATAGGAGATAAAAGAAGGCATAGTTTGGACAAGTCGGTACAGGGGATGCTTGGTAGGGTAATCAATATGGTTTTAATAAGCGAGGTGGCAAGTGATTAA
- the rplR gene encoding 50S ribosomal protein L18: protein MKRIKEAEKRNIRRRKKIRGRIGLGVAARPRVTVFKSNRYFYAQVVDDVAGCTLASVSTLEKSLKLGKNIDDVRKLGEVLVGRLKEKNIDKLVFDRNGYKYHGLIASFANSLREAGIDV from the coding sequence ATGAAGAGAATAAAAGAGGCTGAAAAAAGGAATATAAGACGCAGGAAGAAAATAAGAGGCAGAATCGGGCTCGGAGTGGCGGCCAGGCCCAGGGTTACTGTCTTTAAGTCCAATAGATATTTTTATGCTCAGGTTGTCGATGATGTGGCGGGGTGCACCTTGGCGAGTGTTTCCACTCTTGAGAAGAGCCTTAAATTGGGCAAAAATATTGATGATGTAAGGAAACTTGGAGAGGTTCTTGTAGGTAGGCTTAAGGAGAAAAATATAGATAAACTTGTTTTTGATAGGAACGGTTATAAGTACCATGGACTTATTGCAAGCTTTGCGAATTCTTTAAGGGAAGCTGGTATTGATGTTTAG